In Glycine max cultivar Williams 82 chromosome 10, Glycine_max_v4.0, whole genome shotgun sequence, the DNA window cacaaattaaaagattaacCATTTCATGAAAACTTCATTGATAATGGCTATATAATCTTTTTGCATTCAGTATAATGATGACTGTATACAGTAGAGTATTTTACAGAAAGCTTCTAGCTACACAAATCCCATCTTCCTTTTTATTAAGATGGCTAGCATTTATTCGGTCCTACATCCTGTACACTGACTTGTATATAGcttactaataaaattaatttaaacagtGACATTCGTGGTGTGGCTGTTGATGGTGTTGAGGGAGAGCTAGTTAACCTCACTGAACCTGTTGCTGAAGCAATAGGAGCTGCTTTTGCTGCATGGTTAATGGAGAAAAAGAAAGCTGATGCTTCTCAGCATTTGAGAGTTTCTATTGGCCATGATTCCCGAATATCAGCCAAATTATTACAGGTTTAGATTGTTCCTTATATcatttggttaagtttttttctGCCCACCTTTAACATATAATAAAGGATTGTtggttgtgttaaatttttatgatgGTTTTGAAACTAAATGGTAGTCCATTGTGTCAATTATATGCATATTTTCTGATAGCCTTGAAAGTTATAGAGAACATTACTAATTTGGAAACCTACTGCTTTATACTGTTGTCACTCTTTTAGGTCATAGAGGTTCAAcactttattttaacttttatttccttcataGGTCACTTTGCATAATGCTgaaatttttcatttgattttgcaaAGATCTTGTAATTTGAAGTGATGAAAAATATTATCGCAAAAGAGATATTTCTTTACAACCTTCCTAGTTTGAGACCATGCATGTTTTTAAATAGGTTTctatttgatattttgtttaaaactgACTATTTGTTTATCAACTGATCAAATTTCAGAATGCAATTTCTCGAGGTCTTGCTGGTGCTGGCCTAGAAGTTGTCCACTATGGGTgagtgatattaattttttttaatatcaattatttgtgttttttattggCTTGAATACTGGTAAAGTCTATTTGATTTAAATCCTCAATGTCTGCAATTACCTGGCTGATCATATACCTTTACTGCTTTACATTGATGCTTTTTTTTCAAGGtaatatattattcattttagcATGGATTTTCAGTTAATTTGATCAAACATGCATAAATTTTTGGTTTGAAGCTGGAAACTGTGAAGAAGGTGAATAGCAAGCACTTAGTATATTAGAATTTGAGGATGGTAGTAGTGATGAGTTTACTTGTCTGATATGATACTATTTCCTTGTGTTTTCAGCATATGTAATTTCATCATGGATACTTAGTATTATTACCCTAACGGTTTTCACTGCCTAATGTATTAATACTGTTGTGTTGATTCATTTCTAGATTAGCATCAACACCAGCCATGTTCAATAGCACACTCACGAAGAATGAAGCATTTTTGTGTCCTGCTGATGGATCTATTATGATAACAGGTACATTATAAACTTCTAGCTAAATGGCATCGTTCTAACTTTTAAAATGTTGCTAGttgtttgaaattttgtctTAATTTCATCCTATAAGCTTTACCTTTTGCCTCTTAGCATGCCCATTTATACAAAAGCCCTTTTTGATTGATATGTGGAGATTGTGGACATGGcacaacaacaaagccttatcccactaggtacATGGATCACATGACGTCATTCAACGCGGTTAAAAATCAAAGTTTCAGAAATATTATTAAGTCTGAGATTTCCCTTGATAATTTCCTCCGATGTCTTTTTTGGTctctcttttctcctttttcccAAGCTAAAAATATGCAATCTACTCTTCTAGCTGACACCTCTTGTGGCCATCTTTGTATATGTCCAAACCACCTTAACTGATATTTTGTCATCTTTTCCTCAATGGGTGCTACACCAATTTCTCTTGTATAACGTCATTCCGCATTCTCTCTTTTCTTGTATTAATCATGTAAAATATGGCTAGCATGGATTAAACACAAAATTACATGCAATTGGAAGCTGAGATATTATGTCAAGGAACTATTTATACCAAAAGCTTAAGTTGTTTGGTTGGGTTCTTTTCTGGTTTAGCCATTTTATTTTCTGCATTATTCATGTACTATTTAGTATTTATTGTTAGTTAATGTCCATGGATTGTGAATACCAATTTATGTATGTTTCAATTCAATTTGATTCatataattcataaaattatttttcatagatATATGAATTTGGATATTACTTTGTCTACTAATTTTAAATGTCCCATCTGTGAACAGCAAGTCATCTGCCTTTCAACAGGAATGGATTCAAATTTTTCACAAATGCTGGTGGGTTTGGGAAGGCCGACATTAAAGATATCTTAGAGCGAGCTGCAGACATATACAATCAATTTACAGAAGAAAGTTTGCCAAATTCAGAGAGAAAAGCTTCACTATCTATTAAGAAAGTTGATTACATGATTGTTTATACATCTGATTTAGTAAAAGCAGTTCGCAAGGCAGCTGGAAACATAGGCATGACTTTGTTGAAGTACTTTTATAATAGTCAATATGTTTGGAGATATAAATAATGGGTTGTTCTTTAAATGAAGTGGGAAAATTAAACTCTAACTGGGAGACATtattttatgattcttttttattttttgtataatttatagTTCTTCCCTTTACTGTTGATTTCCTGAATGTTTTTATCTTGTTTGCTAACCTTTATTGCATTAATTATCCACAGAGAAACCATTGGAGGGTTTCCATATAGTTGTTGATGCAGGCAATGGAGCAGGAGGCTTTTTTGCAGTAAGCTGCCTTTAATCTCCTCAACTTTCATTGTTCTCTTGATAACTATCAAGTATGATGCATTTTCACTTGAAATATCTATATAAAAGATTGTGGACACTGGGAAAGACTAATAATTCATAAACTaataaatcaatttcaaaagttATTCAACTCTATACCAACAATAACTCTGTTGTCATAGTGAAATTGCACAAGGTACTCGTACTTAAGAATAGTAACAACCTCTATTGCATCACTTATCCCTTAcgtcaaatatttaatatatttgtccTTGATTTGAAAGCATTCAGAATTTTAGAATGTCTTGTCTGGTTAAGGTTTTTGGCTCTTGCATCAAACATTGATATTTGATATTACTTTTTGGTGAATAATAGGCAAAGGTTCTGGAACCTCTGGGGGCAATAACTTCTGGGAGTCAATTTTTGGAGCCTGATGGTAATAACTATGCTTGGAGGAATTATTTGAATTGGGTATGGTAAATGGACTTTGATTCTTTGAGTAACAAATGGCTGTTGTATTCAGGCTTGTTTCCAAATCATATCCCAAATCCTGAGGACAAAACAGCAATGAAAGCTATAACCCAAGCAGTCCTTGATAACAAAGCTGATCTTGGAATTATCTTTGATACTGATGTGGACAGGTAAGGATCTTATTACTAATCAGTTTCACTGAGGTGACtactgtttttaaatttattaagcaTCAATCACTTTCATCTGTAGATCTGCTGCTGTGGATTTCACTGGCCGTGAATTCAACAGGAATCGTTTAATTGCCTTAATGGCAGCTATTGTTCTTGAGGAAGTGAGGCTCATTTTTTTAGCTATCTCAGACCTAGTTTAACCTCATACTTCTCTGTATACTTCCTCTTAATTCTTTTCCTCCTCTTGTTTTCCATAGCATCCTGGAACAACTATTGTCACAGACAGTGTGACTTCTGATGGGCTTACCACGTTTATTGAGAAGAAACTTGGTATGGAGGAATCTAAACTGGCATGATCTTTAGTCTACCCTTCTCACCTTCTTTCTTTAAGAGTTCACTGTAAACTAAAATCCCTTGCTTTTATTGAATTTGAATGGAAAATTTCTTGAAATGAGATAGTGTTAATAACTTGCTAATGTTATATGTCTTAGGTGGAAGACACCATCGGTTCAAAAGAGGTTACAAAAATGTGATTGATGAAGCTATTCGTTTGGTATGATGAGGGCTTCcctataattcaataaattatacatCAGATTAGTTAAACAAGAAAAACCTTTCGCCTATGTGCTTGACTGTGCcattatttcaaatttgacaCTTGTACATTTTGGCTAAATTTTTTCTAAATGGGTCCCAGTGGTAGTACCTGGCTAAATTGCAAAACAGAAGCATtctaaatcaaattatatatatagtttacttttgaatttcatatttttacaaTATAAGTACATATTTAACTTTTGGAAGCAATATTGCTGACAGAATTCTATTGGCGAGGAGTCACATTTGGCAATTGAAACTAGTGGACATGGAGCTCTCAAGGAAAATCATTGGCTTGATGATGGTGCATACCTAATGGTATGATTTTTACTTTAGTCATATTGGGTAAAGAAAATAGTCACTGAATTATTTATTCTTCATTAATCAGTTATTATGACAGTAATATACCTATTCAGGAGTTGAAGTGTTcaactttaaaataaagatgTTAATAAAGGGTActgaataattttttcaaatatagaCAAGTATATATACACCTCTGCTTTGCACCAAACGGCCTTTAACTTGAAACTACCTTGTATTAGAGAGTGGATATAGCACCGTGTTTTATAATCAAGGAATCAATCACATTGGGTTAAAAGAGGTTCCGAAGTTATGCTATAAAATTGCTCTACCTAAAAGCAAAAGCTAAGCAGGTCCCAGATTAGTTTTAATAATCAGAACTACCACAAAGGTTGGCATGTGACATTTATTGTACAGGTCAAGATCTTAAATAAACTTGCTTCTGCAAGAGCTTCTGGAAAGGGTGGTGGAAGCAAGGTTTTGACTGATCTAATAGACGGACTTCAGGAGCCAGCTTTTGCTGCAGAACTGAGATTAAAGATAAACCAAAACCATCCAGATCTTAAAGGAGGGTAAGCCAGTGTAAATGTTCTGTTTGCATGCATCCATACATTAATGTCATGAATTCATGGACATGTCAGAGCTTTCAGATCTTTTCGGGAATATGGAGAAGCTGTGCTGAAACATTTGGAGAATTCAATTGGCTCTGATCCAAGTCTGCTCAAGGCTCCTGTGAACTATGAAGGGGTATGTTTATCCCTGCTGCTTATTGCTAAATAGTAAAGCCTGTTTAGTTAGCATTGACCATAAAATTCAGCCACATTATTGAGACAGTTATGACTAACGTGTTCCAAAttccaaaattgaaaataacatgTAATGAGACACCCTTGTGCAAATTCCTGACCTGCAATGATTGGTTTGCTTGAGTTtctgttttgtatattttaatttatttcttgtctGATCTAATCTTCAACCAGGTCCGAGTTTCTGGCTATGGTGGATGGTTCCTTCTTAGATTATCACTCCATGATCCTGTACTTCCCCTTAACATTGAGGTAAAGGCCCTCACGGCTAGTGTTGGGGTGTTTATATGCAATATTAAAACAATGCAACTGATTCAGAGACTGAACATACTTGTTACTGTAGGCACCTAGTAATGACGATGCTGTGAAGCTTGGACTTGCTGTGCTTGCAGCTGTAAAGGACTTCGCAGGTTTAGACACATCAGCCTTGAACAAGTTGGTAGGAGCATCATAATTCGATGCTGTACGCTTCTATTTTTGCATTATACAAAGAGGTTCTCTATATGTGCATCAGCGGCAACAGAGGATGAATTAAAGATTTAGTGGACCAGAATTGCCTCTATATGGAGCATGGCCTGTTGTGGATTAGAAATATCAGAAATCTCTACGATAGAATTTTCATGGGACATCACATTTTGAGATCACTGTGATCAGGATCTATGGTGTAATTTCGTTGTGCTTTGGCattgaatattaatatattatcgaGTCTTTTCTTATATGCGTTTGGACTCGTGGCTCACTGACAAGATGTGGCCTTTCCATTTGCGgagagaataattttttagatatcAACTTCTCTTGacaaagaaaaagtgaaaaatgagaaaacatatatataaaaaaaaatgttaattaatatcCTTAAAACACTGGTTAaggaagtaaaagaaaaaataattttattaggaTGCATAAAAATGCATTCTCCTATGATTTTAAATACACTcatatgatttctaataaaacccattttcttttaattctttaattggCATTCTTAAGACACTAATTagtaaactctaaaaaaaatgacaagccCTCTTGTTATCAAAGTTCAATCCATAAACAGCAGAGCAAACATGGCAGGGTGTTTTTCTAAGTAAAAATTATGGATAGGGGTTAAGTATTTTGCAATTAGTGGGCTTAGGCAATTCTAACTCCAGTTCTGGTCGTTGTTATTTGTCTGAATGCATTCAGAATTTCAGATACCAAAGAATGCCAATTACTATACACGAATGTTTGCTACTGGAGCAACCTAAAAGGTTCTCAAGTGATTTTTCCTCTAATTCGTTGGTTTTTTCATGTACACAATTCAATAACAGACGGTCCTTTTCTTGTggatttttcttcttaaaatacATTATGTTTTAGAACACAATTCTTCCCTACTCAGGAGTATTTAATTCATTTAGAAACAGTTGAATTGTTGAGAAGCTTCATCATGAAGTTGAACTTTACATCCGGTGAGGTCTTTGGATGTGGCCAGTTAGCTCCTTCTGGAACCTTTATACACCTGAAACCTTGGCCTTGGTATAACTTTGTGGCTGCAGGGTTTTTCAAATCACAGTGCAATGCAATAGCACGACACCCCCAACTTCTGGCTTGTGATTCTGCCTTTGCTACCAAGTGTTTAGCTATTCCCTTTCGCCTAAATTTTTCCCGGACTGCCACATTCGATATGTATGCAACTCCAGTCCTACAgtatttgaagaagaaaaaattacagCTATCAGCACAAATTCAGCAGCTAAGTGAAGCATAAACCATGAATATCATGATCCAACATGGTCATGTACAGAATTAGAAAAATCAGAAGCTAACCATTTTGAAGGGTAAAGGATTCTAGGCCAATATATAGAGCATAAAAGAAGATTTTTGGCACATTCAGTTGAAAGGTtacaaattaaccaaaaaagAAACTGTGGATGTGAAATTTAACGAGCATGTAATCAGTTATTTAACCAACAGCTTTATGCTATGCCGGGATATCAAGGCTGTTTATTACTCTCTTTATCCCTAAGTATAAGactttttttcagttttatttgtCCTTTTTTAAAAGCTCTTTCCAAGTTCTcttttgcattaattattttttaacccaAATGCCCTTTATTACTTTACAATAAAtgctatatatttaaaagataaatacattatatctcttataagaattggataaaaaaaactaacacacATTAGTTAATTAGGTGTGAAAGCAATTAAGTGAAAAGAGAGATTATGAGTCTCAACAAACTTAAGGGAAATTTTggcaaaataatacaaattgttaacaaatttaatgttacTAACTATATTAACCAACTTTCTTAAAGAGTTTGAATTagttaaaagaattttatatttaggGACGGAGGGGTAGTTGTTTTGAGACTTAAAAAAGGGTAAGCTGGATGCGCTTAGGGTATGTATGATTTAGAACATAACTGTGGAATCAAATACTTTTCAGAATATTTTATCATCTTATTGATGCTTGGTGCAGAGGACATTTTCTGGACATCAGTTCCTATGTTTGGTATAACAGTGAATATTTATAGACATAGGCTATATAGTTTGACAAAAGAGGAAGACATAGGCAAAGTTGcagaagtaaaaaataagaagatattCATTAAGAAGCAACAAGAACAAGATGGTGAATCATGAAGTTGACAAAATTTAAGATGCAAATCTTAAAGACACAATCCAGAAGCAAGCTTCAACTCACCTTCTCTGTCGCAATGGCCCCTTCCTAGGAAGAAAGTCTGCAACAGTATCCACTGTTAATATACCAGCCACATATCCCTTGTTGAGGCTGATTTTCCCATCAAAACCACCAACCTTGAAATCTTCACTTCCAAATAATACAGTTTCACCAAATGAGTTGCCAGTAACGGCAACCAAACAAATTCTCTTGCAACCGTTTGGTAGAGTGAATCCTGCCATCATGGCCACCAATCTGTCCATTCTCAGCACAAAATCTAATGGGAAGGAATATTCAGGGAAGAAGGAGCTGCAGTGAGTCTCTGCCACTTCCCAACAGTCCTCTAGCCTGGCCTCCCGAACAATAATTTCAGGAGACACAGTCGGGAACAAATCAACAACTTGACTTGCTCTACATAATCCTACATCCAAACACCACACCCTTTAGTTCCTACCCAAGTTAACATCTcagaatataactttttttgtcACCATAACATTGATGCGGAATATCCATCAATTTTGCTGATGACACATCTCAGAATATACCATGTTGGAAGGATTTAACTCAAACAAATGAAATgcataaagaaaataaaggtgTGTATGCACCCTTGATTTAAAGAGGGCTAAGCTTATGAGATACATTATTCAAATCAAGGTTGGATTCATACTTTCTCACTTTACACATTTGCTCAATTTAGAGGAGCCAGATCCAATAAATGGGAAACATTCCATCACCCCATGTATCCACTCCTTGATTACTAGTCCCCACTCATAGTTGGCTTCCATAAATAAATCAGGCCAAAACGAGTATGGTTCTGTATTAAGTGAAATCAAAATCCGTAGTACTGAAAATAGAAACTTGGACAAGAGTTTAACCATACTTTATATATGATGTTTCAGTCCTCAATGATGATCAAGGTAAAATTTAAGAGTTAGGATTACGTGAACTAAATAAATGATTTGTGATTCCAAATAACTTTGTAGAATTgcattatcattttcttatgaTGAAAATGgcatcaaatataatttaaaaattttcatttttacaatCATGTCTCTCCGCAGCACTCACTGAAAATCGTCTAGTTTAATCCTCCTTCGATCATCTGTCCTTCAATTCCCCCACAATTTTCTCTTGACAATCTTCCTAAGAAGACAACTTGACTCCAGCTTTCAAATTTCTCAGACATCATCAGCTTCCAagaattggataaaattaacaaatgacCATCCAGTTCATCTTATAACAATTAAAGGGTCTGACACATGTTTGCTAATACAACAAATTCAACAACCCATCTAATAATTtccttaaaaagaaaataactaaaaaagaaagaaagaaaaaagttaagcAAGCATAATCCAGCAGTGCAGCAAAGTACTATTGAAAAAGAACAAGAAATAAGGTACCTGATTGGGAGAGAGAGAATTCATGAGGAGGAGTTGAACCCCAAGATGGGAAAGTGGTTGGTTTCTTAAAATTAACACTGAAAGGTGATAACTTTGAGGTGTTTATAGGAGTTGGAGATACTGAGGTTCCCAGAGGAATTGACCGCATTTCTTAGAGGGAGGGGTgtcttgctctctctctctctctctgctcaCTCAAAGAATCATAAGATTCTCTGTGAGATTGAATCATAACATGAGAACTAACTGAGAAGGGTGAGTAAGTGAGAGAACAACAATTTGGTTGGGTTAGCCAAGCTATGCTTACAAGAGTTTCCAGACTTGTGGGGCCACCTGACACTTACAGCTTCATTAGACTTGAGTTTAATATTTGTCTACAATTTCCGTCCATGTcttcagattttttttcctacacGTGATAGATACAATGATTTCGGATAgtaattagataatttttttaaaaaaagatctaTTTTATAATCCTATATCGTTCAAAAGTATGTTTATTTAAGcgattatgattaaaaaaaaccatttatatgaaataatatCATACTCCTAAACCATGTTGGTTTATAATTTTACCTCCAAAATCcatcataaaagaaaattacttTACCTCCAAATTTAATTAACctatccatttttaatttttctctaaatagaaagtttaagtaaaaaaataaaatcgagTGATTGGTTTTCACTTTTCACGCTAATCTTGTGTTCCTGcgtttttggttttgttttttcctGGTTTTCATAAAGGTGATTTAGAATTGAAACAACACATGTTGCGTGGAAGTAGAAACACCTTGCATTTCTTACCTGCACTGAAAGGTGGATGAGTTACTTGAGAATGGAGTGCATGTGCGTCATAGTGGCGATtggtaaaattacaaattaataggTTGATTCTAAACATTAAATGCGTCAAAAGTATGGTGCAACTGTGTcatctaaaacaaataaaacaatgtATATGATGAACAACTTGTCAACAACTCTATTGTAAGTTGATTAGATTCGCTTAATGATCATAAGAGCGAAACTTTGATTACTAAAATAAATGTATGAGTGTTATGTGAGTTGTCTATTGGACTTCATTATtagaaatttctttattttttatgaacaagAGTAATAATCACCATAAGCTTTCCGAACGTTGTGTGGCAGTAGTAGTAGTGGGTGATTAAAAGCATGCTTGGAAATctgttataaaattatatttgagacaaaaataattttgataatcgATCAGAATTTTGTTGTTATATCCATTAGATTTATATTAAAACGCATATTACAATATTTTTAGGTGCAGATCAACCATACACTAAAATCTTTCAAAGCAGAGAATCAAGTTGGATCTCAGGACCGATCAATCAAGAAGGTCCAGCACATCTAACATTTTAGGTCCAGTTATGGAATGGCCCgaaacaagaaataaattaaaataaagcatACTTTGCTcatttaattttgcttatagATTATTCGTTAACTCCTTTGTTGCCTAAATTAGATTAAAACTGTACTGAAGTGTAGTAAACACATTTAGATGTTATTAACATATAACCTATTATGATTCGTCTAGTGCTGGAAAGGGGGAATGATTTGCACGGGGTGGTAAGCTTAAGCGGTCATTGTGTGTGCATAAAATGTATCATTAACATATAAGTATTTACAGtgcttagaaaaaaataaattttggtgGATTTACTATATCAAAGAGTTGCGCGATAGAAAAATACAAGGTTCGTTActataattttcttctttttaaactttgatttatatatataattaaaatcataagaaaaatatagGGATGTTGATTTGTAAATGCCTTTGTTTggaaattaagagaaaatataaggaaaaaaatgaaaaggagagagagagagagagagagagagagagatttatatattatttggtggaaatgaagagaaggaaaagtaaaactttatttccttttatttggtgggatagaaaaaattaaatagtgaaGACTATATTTGCTTTTTAACCCTTTATATTAAAAAGCTACAAAAACATAGATGTGCATTGTGCAAGAAAAGACACACTGGACTTTTACTGATTTACATTTGTTTAAGATATGTATTGCTGACATTGCTATTTTGATAGATAATGTGCAAAGAAGTTTTGTTGACCTCAAGTAGCTTGTTTTCATCCGCATGCCTTAATATGAGATTAATTCTcccattatattaaaaatattaatttgattggaTGAACAACTTAAacgtttatttaaaaaagaatttataataaaagtgcatatattaaaattaactgTTCTATTTTTCTAgcaagaaaaaacatttttcagcACTAATTAAACACGACCTGTGTAAGAATTTATATGTCGCTGGTTCCTGGCGTGAGTAAAATTACCGggcaataaaataatagaaaaatgttaGTTAACATATACTATTTTGTTAGAGTGAAATTCATGcgagtcaataaaaaaaatcactcattataaatttcacataattattagcatttttcataaaatttaattgtagtGACTCTCCATAATTAAAATCGTTAATCacattgtaaaaaataaaatacaaatgttTGGACGATAAATAGGACAAAAATGGCAAAAAGAATTAGAACTCCTTACATGTGAAGATTTTAAGACATATCCTATAAATCAAGAGCACAATTAAAGTACCTAAAATTTAACAGGCAGATTTGTCAAGAAAGCCAAGGTGTAAGGAGAGGTGGATTTGCCAAACAAAGAACACCAacgaggaagcttctcaaggactCGTTCGGTTATTGGTGTTAATCTGTTCACATCAGTCCTTAGTTTCAGAAGAGGACTATCAGAGTTATGAGTTGAACCTGACCTCCAGTAAAGAGTCAGATCAAACAATGTTGGTGCATTTTTTCCTCCAGAAAACTGAATAATGTGCCAACCATCCACACTACTCTTTTTGTCAACTGAAATCAATTCTTCAGAATTCCTTGCATCTGAGGTTGAGTGAGAAGAACAACACCAATTCAgactataaaaaaatcataaatatagcAACACTAGGAAACAAGTATCAAGAACTATATCATTTTAATCAATGCATGCCTCCATCTCCACTATGCAAGTTTTTGATAGAATATGTCAATATGATCTTTTGCTCGTGCCACTTTGTTTCAGAATCATCAAAGTGAATACaaccttaaaatattaaaacacaAGGTTCATAAGAGACCCTAAgaaaagtaacaagatattacaattcaatattcaatattttttagacAACCTGTGCAAGTATGAGTCATCACGGTTTTACAATCCAAACAATTTTACTTCCATGctttatatactttattttcattcatttccATATGCGTACTCTATAACCCCGATATAATTTACCTTCTGGCGAGGTAACAAACTGTTTTAGTCATGTGAAACAAAAACATCACATAACAAGCTAAACTTTTATTCTGACCTTACCTGATTCCAGAATAGGTTTCCTCATAAGTGGTCACAAGTTTAACATAGGTTTTAAGACAGACAATTCAAGTTTAACAGGCAA includes these proteins:
- the LOC100816228 gene encoding phosphomannomutase/phosphoglucomutase isoform X4, coding for MAATTSGKIIQNVFVSHCHQQNTRGRRDYYCFGPSPLGKLAWTDSSMQLRTLFKPQNHFSFQRNFHSNASASATAVPYLDKTDFLKLQNGSDIRGVAVDGVEGELVNLTEPVAEAIGAAFAAWLMEKKKADASQHLRVSIGHDSRISAKLLQNAISRGLAGAGLEVVHYGLASTPAMFNSTLTKNEAFLCPADGSIMITASHLPFNRNGFKFFTNAGGFGKADIKDILERAADIYNQFTEESLPNSERKASLSIKKVDYMIVYTSDLVKAVRKAAGNIEKPLEGFHIVVDAGNGAGGFFAAKVLEPLGAITSGSQFLEPDGLFPNHIPNPEDKTAMKAITQAVLDNKADLGIIFDTDVDRSAAVDFTGREFNRNRLIALMAAIVLEEHPGTTIVTDSVTSDGLTTFIEKKLGGRHHRFKRGYKNVIDEAIRLNSIGEESHLAIETSGHGALKENHWLDDGAYLMVKILNKLASARASGKGGGSKVLTDLIDGLQEPAFAAELRLKINQNHPDLKGGSFREYGEAVLKHLENSIGSDPSLLKAPVNYEGVRVSGYGGWFLLRLSLHDPVLPLNIEAPSNDDAVKLGLAVLAAVKDFAGLDTSALNKLVGAS
- the LOC100816228 gene encoding phosphomannomutase/phosphoglucomutase isoform X3 encodes the protein MAATTSGKIIQNVFVSHCHQQNTRGRRDYYCFGPSPLGKLAWTDSSMQLRTLFKPQNHFSFQRNFHSNAAASASATAVPYLDKTDFLKLQNGSDIRGVAVDGVEGELVNLTEPVAEAIGAAFAAWLMEKKKADASQHLRVSIGHDSRISAKLLQNAISRGLAGAGLEVVHYGLASTPAMFNSTLTKNEAFLCPADGSIMITASHLPFNRNGFKFFTNAGGFGKADIKDILERAADIYNQFTEESLPNSERKASLSIKKVDYMIVYTSDLVKAVRKAAGNIEKPLEGFHIVVDAGNGAGGFFAAKVLEPLGAITSGSQFLEPDGLFPNHIPNPEDKTAMKAITQAVLDNKADLGIIFDTDVDRSAAVDFTGREFNRNRLIALMAAIVLEEHPGTTIVTDSVTSDGLTTFIEKKLGGRHHRFKRGYKNVIDEAIRLNSIGEESHLAIETSGHGALKENHWLDDGAYLMVKILNKLASARASGKGGGSKVLTDLIDGLQEPAFAAELRLKINQNHPDLKGGSFREYGEAVLKHLENSIGSDPSLLKAPVNYEGVRVSGYGGWFLLRLSLHDPVLPLNIEAPSNDDAVKLGLAVLAAVKDFAGLDTSALNKLVGAS